The sequence tcaagtggatgaaactacatttattagtgctttcatgtcaattcggcgaacatatgaacacattaaatgatcgtgaggatgatgattaaaaatcgtttgtttgagccggtctgcatttcctgatgagaaaacaaaccgatgctttttgtagttgtagtacaccaacaacatggattaaacgtgtggtttttttaccacaatgttggggaaatgaatggataaaatgcacggattattattattattcccactccgatcgggacactaggtccaccgtttccccgcagcgaggctccccccgttgacagtttacgtgggctgggtgcagtggcggactggccatcgggacgaatcccgatgggccggtaccgaagtgggccggtcggataagtcactagcacatcccccataggcggcgcgtgaggctcaggtttgagaaggctaaataacttctttacctgacgctgcccgcctccggcatcTATAGAatagagatcaactcagtgtgcggagtttaaatctctcaagtcatattacaggataaaggaaatacagtttaaactgccgtatgcagagaagacgccgacgtgtcgcacttatcattcatattacatcatcaatcagatcatcgatcatataatatcatatatttccttatctgagtcagcttctccagcctcatctggccgtgcaacactcacagtgtcacagactgtatgcagaagtattatttaacacattatgttgacgaaacactcgagacaaatgtaattaaagtcagatccactcgtgtcttagacgtgaacgcgctctcagctggagagagaaaccctggcttgatttaccgagttgataaccagcgtcgtaggaccgcttagcgagatctcgtttgttagtttgttgttgttagtttgtttgttactcaaacatatccagggtctgtttaactggcttcgtagtacagggcacaggtggctagcagcactaatgtcaaagacacagacattatacattatatttgtattttaccaggatgcagtgacacaaatatttacatatttacatttactatctacagcacccgccgcccctgacatcccccactcccccgatgacaatttactagcggtaccgaagtgggccggtcgagagtcccgggatgatttttagtcccattccaccactgacatgaccatatgatcgcccatattgacgcacctcattcctaaacttctaacagatacaacataaaccgatccttcagcctcatatgagctctcagacacgttcaacattaacctgtcatcgctgtctgagcttgctgttgtgtgcgccgtcgtgcgtttacatctgactgtatatatataaaggtttacatgcagatgctgggatcctggacggtgcagctggagcgctgtgcccgcaatgacgtcacccatcatttggcgggacttgaagaatccgcgagaagatccagaaaattgtcaacattgaaggcagattaatggttatcaaagtacaaatatccaaaatcagttcagtaacggttttcaaggggacaatatgtactcaaattgatgggtttggatgatgggggaaaaccgtgtcacaggctctttaagcttgttccattgcggagatattcccgcgagagtgcgaaaaacttaaataaatgtatttatttcaaatgtgaaatgttaccaatatactcacggaccactagggggcgctcacggaccaccagtggtccgcggaccacactttgagatgcACTGCGGTAGATCCTCTGGTTATTCTCCAGCAGAGTGGTCAGGCCTTGGACTCCCATCCTGGACAGAGTTTTGGAGGAGCCAGTGGACGGACTCTGCTCTTATAGGAGCTGCTGCACCTCAACCCTcccttaagtttcactttcctcacATCACCGTAGCTCCCAGTCTCTGCCTTCTCTCCACCGTGTTAAGTCATTATTTAGATATTAAGTCATTAATTTGTAATATTaagtcatttttttaaatattaagccattatttataatataacgtttttatttttgaaatataaagtttttattttgaaatataacgtttttattttgtaatataaagtctttattttgtaatagaaagtctctattttgtattattcattCATTATATTTGAGATATTAACTTATTTAAAAAAGTTCCTCATTGAAATGACTTACTTGCCTCCCTTGGCAGGAATGTTTTTGTAAAGTTTAGAAACGGAAAGTGAAACTCAGAGGAACAATTTCGTTTTaaccatacagtctatggtttgacCCCAAGTGCTCCTCTGGCAAGCGCGGGGGCACAGGTCCTGGAACCACCTTGATGGAAAATGGGTCAAATCTACTGCAGGGGGGCACCTAAATAATTGTTGAATGTTTTGAAAGTTTTGATTAGATATATGAACTCAACCGAGAAAGCAACACTACTCTTaatatgatttatttatttaatgtattatttGATCAATACATTAGTTTTAAGAGCTTTCGTTCACACATTTTCCATTAGGCCCTAATGTAACCTTAACTATTGTGTGTAGTGGTAAACTAAAATGTTATGGGGACATACAGATTCAGCCTTTAATGATCCAAGGGCAGGGCAGGTGAATACAACTATGCCATGAATGGAGGAGAGACGTTGGTATAATTATTACTATTCACCAAAACATTATtaataatgttttgcaaactttaTTGTTGGTGTCAGAAATCACCATTTGTTGATTCCCTACCTGCAGTGGCGCCTCCAGAAATGTATCATAGGGGTGGCCAAATGGGGCCACTGAAAATCTTGGGGTGGCCCACCAAAACCAAGCATTTAATTGTTGTAAAAGTATAGACTTGATGAAAACAATGGCAAAGAGaatcacctactgatatactttggtttcttattttacattttctgatactattcatctgaagtgaatataatacggatagttaacatttgacttcaaacaacatttaaaagaaccttgttttgtgttatgtatacatgtgttggtgatttattgttttgttttttattagggccgggactttaacgcgttaattaagattaattaattacacaaaaattaacgcgttaaaaaaattaacgcattttaatcgcacttatttttgcacagcggaacttttctcactggatgagtttcaggcgtaccgattatactagagcaccaactaacattcatgacttcagcatgggacttcaaacaacaacaaaccacggtgaacaataatcaaacatgaacgaacaagctgatgagaccgctttggtcggccccgtggatgggaaatttagttttaaaaaacggacggatggaagcgtcgacaagagcacggttgtgtgcaaattatgcaaaaaagaatgtgcacacaagcctaaagtatcacctaaatgcaaagcatgtagcagctagcgtggacgttagcccgactccgagtgcaaggaaccacaccctgacccaacccacactcaaccagatgactggtttcagggccaggataagtaagtccacgtctgagaaaataaccaactccctggctcactggattgcactcgactggcagggctcgacattaaggactgcccgatggcccggggccatctagtatttagctcgggcaatgaagcctcacctgctggttgcccgatcgggcaatctattatgccagtatcatgcagctcgcggatccagtaatgagtgacccgacagtaaaactaaacatatctataactagtttaggtagtttgagaggtaattaaaatagctacgtgtgatattctaacctgaagtgtgtgttttgttccgctcaccgctgcatgtggttatgcagagctgcgtgtcgagtctcgactcgtcagcagcagctgatctctctctcccgtcagattagacttcactcgcgtttatgtccaaatcgatcagatccagctagttatagctaatgatatgactacctgcttattaaaagacaactacacaataagtgtcgcaatgcaactggatgaggccacaaagtatagcgcagcattatgcatttgtttacatgcccaccggaaccccgaggcattaccaacagatcaacgcacaatcaacccatacaggacatctctttctccacaataagtgttagacattagagttgactattcttgtctgtcacatactcttcttgtctgtcacataagtggcgcaactgaagcggtattgctctaaagggaaattattttgaccgaagatatttagatttgccggctaacgggaactctgacgtgtgcttcgcggatgcgctcggctcctctcgactgctgctcgggtctgctcggtcagcttccggatgaggaggcattcgttcgaccaacttacagtagttaacattacaaacatttttaacaggggccataatagtgtaaataatgtttgttttggcagttataactgaatgtaatgttttctacttttttccatctgggaaggcatttgccctcatcagatggaaagtgttttgaccaacaacttaagtatttcttaaagctatgcagggcatgcaagcgagcaaacacaaacaagaacaaacaagtgaaatgaagaataaaattgaaattatacaatataatattgtggtggttcatcttataattcagtctagagaatgcaccagacagcatctaagacctgcaaaaatcaaaattttctagggggacggaggccccccaaacccttcgtgccatttcgtccacgtgcatttttcagggcaatctctattgggctcagggccatctgtaaattagcttagatggcccacacttggactgtagaccacttggagtaaaatccatgtgaaaattgcttctcactgttctcaggtcaaatatgtatatttgattaaaaatgcgattaatttcgattaattaattacaaagcctctaattaattagattaatttttttaatcgagtcccggctctattttttatacatgctagttgttctttccttttaaaaagacaaatacagcttaatTAAAATAAGTTCCTTTATTATAATGCACAAAATGTTCAGCATTCTcaacacatacaatacacaacagcaacacaacatgttcttcaGTTATATTATGTCTCTAGGTTATAAATTGTTTTAGACTgaacaaagctgtttgtgtcacactgggatcaaagatgattgacatgactttattgaatcaagttttaaaacatgactattttatttcaacaggaccCAAAAACACAAGGGGTATACAATGGTAAATACATACTGTGATTGAACACAAAAACACCATCTATTATTGACCtttatagcaaattcaaaacattataaatgatacaaaacaccaccttttggtattagacagaaaataggtgacGAGACATTCTATTTTTTAGATTAggccactgtggtgagagtaatacatatagcttgtattccatttgttttgaaaatgtatatttatactttataaacaaactgtcaccctttttttaaattagcatacagaacattatgaaaacaaacttgactaatggtcggctcataacctcagaacacagaagaggaaacactgcatagattctcgtttcattttgaAGGAGCTGCAGACCTAAAGTGTGTAGAAGACTTAAATGATTAAAAAGGTCACAATCACATTAATAAAACTGTACTTAGGTTTTAGTTTCACTTTTACAACACAGAGTTCCACATGTACTTTCTAGCATGTGAAAGTACATGCTACTTTCACATGTGTGAGGAGTAGCATAGGGCTCCTCACTAGCcctatgctgctgctcccctgccagctctgtctctcctttactcatcttcttcttcaaataagaaaatgtctgttgactttctcttcattttctgcaaattgacattacacacagcagtgattaatagtagcctacgcattacaccagcccagcataccgacatcagctaacgttagcttagcaagctaaactaacgctaactaggatagctgccaaagtgtgtttacagaCGAATTATACCTGAAGTCAAGCCAGCCTTTACTGAGACCCGAGCCTGTTGTCCAGGTCTTCCagcgtttttctcgttttaatgccattgaacacacattttgatgagaataacagctaaaggtaagcatatctccgttttttgctacctaaagctaacaCACTAGAGCCTAAAGTgttgtggggcttaacaggcaacGCACGTGTACGACTTACCTTCTAGAAGTCAGTAGAAAGAAACGTTTTGCTGcaacctgctgctgtctgtgcGAATCTCAGAGTGGTGCGTACAAGTATCAGAGTAGTGCGCTCGAGTATCAGAGTGGTGCGCCGAGTATCAGAGTGTTACCATGGtaacagagggagagggaggggctgcagtatgaacgttggaagctcaaatcaagtgactcgctggctgtgtatttgttgttaaatatcagataaactactacgcatacgtgactggcaaggcggtgtgtgtggtgggggggccaacaaatatatcagggtggccatggccccccctggcccccccTGCTGGCGCCACTGCCTACCTGACCTGAGATCAGTCTCTATCTTCCCGCCACCCCACCCTCACCTAATCACTTGCTTATCTGCCCGCTTCTCATTAACATGTCGGCTAATTATGCAGCTGCAGACCGGGAGGTTTCACAGGTTTAAATCAAACGTCCCTCTCTATGGGAGCAGCGTTTCAGGTGAGGAAGCAGCAGAGGAAGTGCAGTCCAACATGAGGCCAAACATGACTCTCGTGGTGCTGCTACTGCTAGCGGTGTGTTTCCTCGGTGTGTGCACGCTCTCACATGTGGAGGAGATGAAGACCCAGGAGCGGCTCTTCCTCGGCTCTCTGGGGCTCTCCGGGCTGCCTCAGCCGGCGGGGAGCCACCAGTCCCGGCGCCATGTCCCCTCCGCGGTCTGGAGGATGTTCCGGAGGTCAGAGAACATGAAGGCCCGGGAGAGCGACCCCTGCACGGTGTCAGAGTACGGAGTACGCGGCAACATCATCCGATACGTTCAGGACCAAGGTAAAATGATGTGTAATGTGAATTATATGGAGAGGACAAGTGTGCTCATAAAACCATAATCTAGAAGTTTGAAGTGTACCGTAGTTGCTTACACATAACCAGGACTCCTAAGTCATATGCAGAACACCTGCATTGCTTTAAATATCCAGTTCTAAAAATGTTTACACCACATCTTCATATAAgtaaaaatgtttgtcttttttaaaacataaaatGACCAATTTATTCTACAGCCAGTACAATACACATAGGCCTATCAATAAATGTAGGAGAAAATTGACTAAATTATATGTGCATTCACCAGCCCTAACTTTAGGAACAGCTCACTACATTTGTTTTTGCATTTAATTAAAAGATACAGTTTctgaattacttatttattctgGACCTTTAGTTTGAGTAAATGTATTGCTTATCAAAGTGTTTTTAAGGAGTGCAAACAGTCTTCATTTTTtgtcaacatttattttaaataagacTATAAACGTTTTGAATTATACTGCAAATGTGCTTTAGTTAAAAATGCAAAGTGAGTACAACCGCAGTGTTTGTTTGAATGAGAAGTCATTGGTCATGACACATTATTCTTCTATGATTTAGGTTATCATGCAGCCCATCTCCACTTATAAACCCCTGCTGTTAAAATGCTCCTCTCCCCGCTGATGTGTTGCAGGCAGGCTGGTGTCTGGCTGGAGCAGCAGCTGTCAGGCCTGTCTGGAGAAGCAGCTTTACTTCAACATGTCCATGCTGCAGCCTGTGGAGCTGCTGTctctggctcagctggaaaTCAAGTTCCACTGGAAGCCCTTCAGTTCTGCGGAGCTCCTGCTGGGGCCACGGACCCTCAGTGTGTCTCTGTATAAAGTGATTCGAGCCACGCTAAGGGGTGCCAATCCCCAGGCTAACCGCAGACTCCTGCTGTCCCAGTCGGTCCAGCTGCAGCCTGAGCCCTCCTCCGTCACCTTGGACCTCACCTCCCTGGCAGAGAGCTGGCGCAAACCGGGACGCAACTACGGTTTGGTTTTGGAGCTCCTGCCTTTCAGCGTAGATGCGAAAGAGCTTCTTCCTTTTCACCCTGGGAACTTCCTTCCTCTGGAAACAGCCTTCACCCTGCCACTGATTCAGGCCATGCTGGTGGCGGTCTCCCTGAACCCCCACCAGTGTCGCACCAGACAAAGAAGGAACGCCATCCACCTCCCAGTGACCCCCAGCAACGTGTGCAAGGCCCGCCGCCTCTACATAGACTTCAAGGACGTGGGCTGGCAGGACTGGATCATCGCCCCGCAGGGCTACATGGCCAACTACTGCCACGGCGAGTGCCCGTTCCCGCTCAGTGAGAGTCTGAACGGGACCAACCACGCCATCCTGCAGACCCTGGTGCACTCCCTGGACCCCAACGGCACCCCCCAGCCCTGCTGCGTCCCCATCCGCCTCGCCCCCATCTCCATGCTGTACTACGACAACAACGACAACGTGGTGCTTCGGCACTACCAGGACATGGTGGTGGATGAGTGCGGGTGTAGATGATGTCTGTGGAGTTTTCTAAATATCAAATATCCAacagttatttttgtatcttcttggtgtTTAAGTGTCTCAATTTCCTTATTACACCTCATGctgtttgattgtttgtttcATTGCAAAATGTTCTTTGCACTCAAGgattttatagatttttttaacatttatacTTGTTATCCAAGAAACGTTGACACGTCTCTTAATATGAAGTTAATACAAATTGCAATAAAGTGGAGGATTTACTTTGAAAGACGAATTATTTTTAATCATTCATTAGAGGTTTTTGTACTTATCCATACTTTAAATCAGGGTCGGAAAGTCAAATGACCTGGGGGCCACTGTCCAGGTGCTTCTCTCCTGTGGGAACCCTCAAAGGTGTCTGTGAAAAATAATCCAGTTTTTTCCTTCAAGGATTTTGACCTTGAAATGTGCCTTCTGTACATGGTGTGTGCTGACTTTAATGAAAGAGGCCTCCATGTTTTGTGTTTTATCTCTGGGAAGATTGCCATTCATCCAATCCCTTTTGTATTTTCAGCCTTCTTCCCCTATCGAATTTCTCACATGAAACTAAAAAGTTGATGGTCTATCATACTGTTAATTACAATAGTTTCAGGGCTAATCTAAAACTGAGCAACTATTCTTTCCTTCTCATCTCACTTGTCCCTAGCATCTTGCTCGGCTTTTATGTGCAATAATGTTGCTTAAGTAAGTCTTTACATCGGAACAAAAGATTAAGGTAGACTAAACGACAGAGTCACATTTGAGAAGCTGAAAACTTGaatgtttggtatttttttCTTGAGGTGATTAGAGAATATCTACTTAATAATACTGCGCAAATGACGATTAAAAACGTGCATCTTTTTAGAAAGCAACTGCTCATTCCAAAGAGCTGTTAAACAGTATTTGCGCTATAAGACTATCAAATTCTCAATACAGTCCTCATGCAACCAGTTTTTCCTTTGCAGATTTGGTAGGTTTTGGAATATGATATTTAATGAATATTatggattttctttttaatggaAAATAAAAAATTCATATTGATAGAAATATTCAAACGTTGAAATATTCAGTTTCACTGACAGACAACAGCAACTGTTTCATCTAGGCCTACTAAAGAAGAAATTAACCATCTCACTGTGGCAGCGGGGTGTGGTTAGGGCGCCAGCTGCTCGAGTGATGCCAGTGTCAGCTGTCCGGCCGGGGACCAGACAGCTGATCAGAATCAGGTAATCAGTCACTGCAACCTGGTTCTGGTCTGTCTTGCAGTAGGCTGGATCATGGGAGGACGTTGTCGGCTGGAAAAAGGACCTGTAAAGACCCCGCACCGGCAACgtgtatatttgtgtttttgatcTTTTGGACAATAAACCTCTGTTTTTGCACCCAAACCCTTCTCCCTCCGGCCCTTTTTAAACTGTGTGTGAGCGGAGAGGCTCACACTCACCTTCCTGCCTGATAacacccc is a genomic window of Pseudochaenichthys georgianus chromosome 21, fPseGeo1.2, whole genome shotgun sequence containing:
- the gdf3 gene encoding protein DVR-1 isoform X1, whose translation is MQLQTGRFHRFKSNVPLYGSSVSGEEAAEEVQSNMRPNMTLVVLLLLAVCFLGVCTLSHVEEMKTQERLFLGSLGLSGLPQPAGSHQSRRHVPSAVWRMFRRSENMKARESDPCTVSEYGVRGNIIRYVQDQGRLVSGWSSSCQACLEKQLYFNMSMLQPVELLSLAQLEIKFHWKPFSSAELLLGPRTLSVSLYKVIRATLRGANPQANRRLLLSQSVQLQPEPSSVTLDLTSLAESWRKPGRNYGLVLELLPFSVDAKELLPFHPGNFLPLETAFTLPLIQAMLVAVSLNPHQCRTRQRRNAIHLPVTPSNVCKARRLYIDFKDVGWQDWIIAPQGYMANYCHGECPFPLSESLNGTNHAILQTLVHSLDPNGTPQPCCVPIRLAPISMLYYDNNDNVVLRHYQDMVVDECGCR
- the gdf3 gene encoding protein DVR-1 isoform X2 — encoded protein: MRPNMTLVVLLLLAVCFLGVCTLSHVEEMKTQERLFLGSLGLSGLPQPAGSHQSRRHVPSAVWRMFRRSENMKARESDPCTVSEYGVRGNIIRYVQDQGRLVSGWSSSCQACLEKQLYFNMSMLQPVELLSLAQLEIKFHWKPFSSAELLLGPRTLSVSLYKVIRATLRGANPQANRRLLLSQSVQLQPEPSSVTLDLTSLAESWRKPGRNYGLVLELLPFSVDAKELLPFHPGNFLPLETAFTLPLIQAMLVAVSLNPHQCRTRQRRNAIHLPVTPSNVCKARRLYIDFKDVGWQDWIIAPQGYMANYCHGECPFPLSESLNGTNHAILQTLVHSLDPNGTPQPCCVPIRLAPISMLYYDNNDNVVLRHYQDMVVDECGCR